A region of Tissierellales bacterium DNA encodes the following proteins:
- a CDS encoding Maf family protein, which produces MGRLILASQSPRRREILEKYSIELEICKSESEEVIRTDEKPEQIAMGLAFQKAYEVANKYEEDIVLGADTIVVLNEEVLGKPKNYEDAKLMLNKLSGKKHSVITGFCLINLSTGKKHVDYVETEVYFKDLTDAKIQRYLETKEYADKAGSYGIQGLGELLVERINGSYSNVVGLPIEKIAEVLEKFYDFYLI; this is translated from the coding sequence GTGGGAAGATTAATATTGGCATCACAATCACCTAGGCGAAGAGAAATTTTAGAAAAATACTCCATAGAGTTAGAAATTTGTAAAAGCGAGTCAGAAGAAGTTATTAGAACAGATGAGAAGCCAGAGCAAATAGCTATGGGACTTGCGTTTCAAAAAGCTTATGAAGTAGCTAATAAATACGAAGAAGATATTGTTTTAGGTGCAGATACAATTGTTGTATTAAATGAAGAAGTACTTGGAAAACCAAAAAACTATGAAGATGCGAAATTAATGCTAAATAAACTTTCGGGGAAAAAACATAGTGTTATAACTGGTTTTTGTTTAATAAATTTATCTACTGGGAAGAAACATGTAGATTATGTTGAAACAGAAGTGTATTTCAAAGATTTGACTGATGCTAAGATTCAAAGATATTTAGAAACAAAAGAGTATGCTGATAAAGCTGGAAGCTATGGCATACAGGGGCTAGGAGAACTTTTGGTAGAAAGAATAAATGGGAGCTATTCAAATGTAGTTGGACTTCCGATAGAAAAAATAGCAGAAGTGTTAGAAAAGTTTTATGATTTTTATTTAATTTAG
- a CDS encoding Fe-S cluster domain-containing protein encodes MEIIIYSILCLAGLGLLFGLILGVAAKKFAVEVDPKVEAIRGALPGANCGACGYPGCDGLAGAIAKGDAPANACPVGGADCAAKIAEIMGVEAGSADKKVARVKCQGTCSIAKDKLIYEGIKECKAAANVKGGQKACDYGCLGYGTCKDVCAFDAIEMVDGIAKINEEKCTSCGACISACPKHIIELVPYKQKVFVDCNSKDRGKDVKDSCANGCIGCQMCVKACPFDAMSFENNLAVIDYEKCKNCMLCAKKCPTGAITPHFDKETGKMIPKVK; translated from the coding sequence GTGGAAATTATAATCTATTCGATTTTATGTTTAGCGGGATTGGGTTTACTTTTTGGTCTCATTCTCGGTGTAGCGGCTAAGAAATTTGCAGTAGAAGTTGATCCAAAGGTTGAAGCTATAAGAGGAGCACTTCCTGGTGCGAATTGTGGTGCTTGTGGATATCCAGGCTGTGATGGTTTAGCTGGCGCTATAGCAAAAGGAGATGCACCTGCAAATGCATGTCCAGTAGGCGGAGCTGATTGTGCCGCAAAAATTGCAGAAATAATGGGTGTAGAAGCTGGAAGCGCTGATAAAAAAGTTGCTAGAGTTAAATGTCAGGGGACATGTTCTATAGCCAAAGATAAATTGATTTATGAAGGTATAAAAGAATGTAAGGCAGCAGCTAATGTAAAGGGTGGACAAAAAGCATGTGATTATGGATGTCTAGGATATGGTACATGTAAAGATGTATGTGCATTTGATGCTATTGAAATGGTAGATGGAATAGCAAAAATTAATGAAGAAAAATGTACTTCATGTGGAGCATGCATAAGTGCTTGTCCAAAACATATTATAGAATTAGTGCCTTATAAGCAAAAAGTATTTGTAGACTGTAATAGTAAAGATAGAGGTAAGGACGTAAAGGATTCTTGTGCTAATGGTTGTATAGGATGTCAAATGTGCGTAAAAGCTTGTCCATTTGATGCTATGTCGTTTGAAAACAACCTTGCAGTTATTGATTATGAAAAATGTAAAAACTGTATGCTATGTGCGAAAAAATGTCCTACAGGAGCGATTACACCTCATTTTGACAAGGAAACTGGTAAGATGATTCCTAAAGTTAAATAA